A window from Primulina huaijiensis isolate GDHJ02 chromosome 11, ASM1229523v2, whole genome shotgun sequence encodes these proteins:
- the LOC140988052 gene encoding uncharacterized protein produces MAPHDLRRPFKRPAISDQQRRRELSLQRQSQNRRDAQQQARCLADTVLSLQNDAAEFEIEPEIEPEVGEGREVINDVRQAAKLRGPDARRWFAKQLMLPEWMIDVPHRLNTDWYVFARPSGKRCFVVSSNGTTVSRLRNGTMLHRFLSALPNGSRSSNSSHSGQSYCILDCIFHEPDQTYYVIDLVCWGGMSTYECTSEFRFFWLNSKLVETEACNGPSAYHKYRFSMVPVFNCDEDGVKAAYTGSMPYVKDEILFYNKLAHYQSGNTPLVLVWKDDNCSQYVCDTDGKGQVPDQQQVVLELLVDGRLATSDEPPVIFGCLNIDFIQKTRLQAGNLLRFAISEGGLCFVDGKLERADLHYLGKPNRARAFADSYSKVMFQHIVRHSPLKIEHLLASISLSNEEENRTSDTDMDG; encoded by the exons ATGGCTCCACACGATCTCCGCCGGCCATTCAAACGGCCGGCAATCTCCGACCAACAACGGCGCCGGGAGCTGTCATTGCAACGTCAGTCTCAAAACCGCCGCGACGCCCAGCAACAGGCCCGTTGTTTAGCCGATACTGTCCTCTCACTTCAAAATGATGCCGCGGAATTCGAAATAGAGCCCGAAATAGAACCCGAGGTTGGAGAAGGTCGTGAAGTAATAAATGATGTTCGACAGGCCGCCAAGCTTAGAGGGCCCGATGCCCGAAGATGGTTTGCTAAGCAGCTGATGCTTCCCGAGTGGATGATCGACGTTCCTCATCGATTAAACACCGACTG GTATGTATTTGCGAGGCCATCTGGAAAACGTTGTTTCGTGGTGTCATCAAATGGAACGACAGTTAGCAGATTGCGTAATGGAACTATGCTGCACCGGTTTCTTTCTGCTTTGCCTAATGGTTCACGGAGCAGCAATAGTTCCCACTCTGGCCAATCTTATTGTATCCTTGATTGTATATTTCATGAG CCTGATCAAACATATTATGTAATTGACCTGGTGTGTTGGGGGGGAATGTCAACGTATGAGTGCACATCTGAGTTCAGATTTTTCTGGTTAAACAGCAAGCTTGTGGAGACAGAAGCTTGCAATGGTCCATCTGCATACCATAAATATAGGTTCAGCATGGTTCCCGTTTTCAATTGTGACGAGGACGGTGTTAAAGCAGCTTACACTGGATCAATGCCGTATGTGAAGGATGAAATTTTGTTCTACAATAA GCTTGCACATTATCAATCAGGAAATACACCATTGGTCCTGGTCTGGAAGGATGATAATTGTAGTCAATATGTTTGTGATACAGATGGTAAAGGGCAGGTTCCAGATCAGCAGCAG GTAGTGTTGGAGCTACTTGTTGATGGGAGGCTGGCTACATCTGACGAACCTCCTGTTATTTTTGGATGCTTGAACATTGACTTCATACAAAAG ACAAGACTGCAGGCTGGCAATCTCCTACGTTTTGCCATCAGTGAAGGAGGATTATGTTTCGTGGATGGAAAGCTAGAGAGGGCAGATTTGCACTACCTAGGCAAACCCAATCGTGCACGTGCTTTTGCTGATAGCTACTCCAAG GTTATGTTCCAGCACATAGTTCGACACAGTCCTCTCAAAATCGAGCATCTTCTTGCATCAATCAGTTTGTCGAATGAAGAGGAAAACAGAACTTCCGACACGGACATGGATGGTTAA